From Parambassis ranga chromosome 9, fParRan2.1, whole genome shotgun sequence, the proteins below share one genomic window:
- the aak1a gene encoding AP2-associated protein kinase 1 isoform X7: MKKFFDSRRDFAGSGPGSGAGGGGAGSGGGGSFIGRVFTIGRYQVTVEEIVAEGGFAIVFLVRTHQGLRCALKRMYVNNEHDLQVCKLEIQIMRDLVGNKNIVGFLDSSITAVGAGDVWEVLILMDFCRGGQVVNLMNQRLQTGFTEAEVLQIFCDTCEAVARLHQCKTPIIHRDLKVENILLHDRGHYVLCDFGSATNCFQNPQSEGVPVVEEEIKKYTTLSYRAPEMVNLYGGKVITTKADIWAMGCLLYKLCFFTLPFGESQVAICDGSFTIPDNSRYSQDMHCLIRYMLEPDPDMRPDIYQVSYFAFKMVRRECPVPNVHNLTIPAKLPEPIRASEAVAKKNQTKARLTDPVPTTETSIAPRQRPKAGQAQPQPISGILPIQPALTPRKRPNVAPGAPQAIGVGIGVPPTAVSAVQPAQQAPVAQTAPHPAQAANMQPQTTPQHQQLLMKQQQVSAFLSPQSNPQPQLVQNLHYQQQQQQTASEASTPLQSKVVALQHQQHEVYETAALHLTPIPESAVICSTEDPETAGRGIHKVGSLTPPSSPKMAPKSGHRRILSDVTHSAVFGVPVSKSTQLLQAAAAEASLNKSKSASTTPSGSPCSSQQSVYHPVDADPQSALTAPKTQPSWNPFGDDNFSKLTAEELLNKDFAKLAETAAEGEKVTGSSENLIPGLGAFPDLQGESNGYTVLEEGQESEAPEGTSQSNQGCVHSSDEDEEKDDHKEEQQDEEAVEGHVAAHDCSGSRPLLLDSEDEEEHGSLPSSLHCSTEPTQPSATFHQPSTLAQNHSQHADEPAEGTDVAVDVFSKAPFRIAQEDTGDVFANAPFPHAHHASQQQFDVFSQAPFGKRKEGTGAQPQTSYTHSAGVHAVTSDQGVLGQVAQQPFRPQALAKYSRHFEGPVPQQPVAAHRVVSNLGRQATVASVPVGPLHSWTSEVSAVDPFVSAPFHLKAPQEKP, translated from the exons GAGGCTTTGCCATAGTTTTTTTGGTGCGGACTCATCAAGGCCTGCGCTGCGCCCTTAAAAGAATGTATGTCAACAATGAACACGATCTGCAGGTCTGCAAGCTTGAGATCCAGATTATG aggGACCTGGTGGGTAACAAAAACATAGTTGGTTTCCTGGACTCCAGTATAACTGCAGTTGGAGCTGGTGATGTGTGGGAAGTCCTAATCTTAATGGACTTCTGTCGAG GTGGTCAGGTGGTGAACCTAATGAACCAGCGTTTACAGACAGGCTTCACTGAAGCCGAGGTTTTGCAGATCTTTTGTGACACGTGCGAGGCAGTTGCTCGACTCCACCAGTGCAAGACTCCAATCATCCATCGAGATCTCAAG GTGGAAAATATTCTTCTGCATGACCGGGGACATTATGTGCTTTGTGACTTTGGAAGTGCCACCAACTGCTTCCAAAACCCACAGTCAGAGGGGGTCCCAGTTGTGGAGGAGGAAATAAAGAA GTACACCACTCTGTCATACCGTGCTCCAGAGATGGTTAACCTCTATGGTGGAAAGGTCATCACAACAAAGGCAGACATTTGG GCTATGGGTTGTCTACTCTATAAGCTGTGCTTCTTCACGCTGCCATTCGGCGAGAGCCAGGTGGCTATCTGTGACGGTAGTTTCACTATCCCAGACAACTCCCGCTACTCCCAGGACATGCACTGTCTCATTA GGTACATGCTAGAACCTGACCCAGATATGAGACCAGATATCTACCAAGTATCCTACTTTGCCTTTAAAATGGTTCGACGAGAATGTCCAGTCCCAAATGTACAT AATTTGACTATTCCTGCAAAACTCCCTGAGCCCATTAGAGCCAGTGAAGCAGTggccaaaaaaaatcaaaccaaagCCAG GCTGACAGACCCAGTTCCCACCACAGAAACCTCAATTGCACCTCGACAACGGCCCAAAGCTGGCCAGGCTCAGCCGCAGCCTATATCAGGCATTCTTCCCATCCAGCCAGCACTAACCCCACGCAAGAGGCCCAATGTGGCTCCTGGGGCACCCCAGGCTATAG GTGTTGGTATCGGTGTCCCACCTACAGCTGTGTCCGCCGTCCAACCAGCTCAACAGGCTCCTGTTGCACAAACAGCGCCACATCCAGCACAGGCAGCCAACATGCAGCCACAGACTACACCTCAGCACCAGCAGCTCCTCATGAAGCAGCAGCAAGTCTCAGCCTTCTTAAGCCCACAGAGTAACCCCCAG CCTCAGCTTGTACAGAACCTCCACtatcaacagcagcaacaacaaaccGCATCTGAGGCATCTACACCTCTGCAGTCCAAAGTTGTTGCCTTGCAACATCAGCAGCACGAAGTCTATGAAACAGCAGCTCTACATCTCACACCCATTCCTGAGTCTGCAGTCATTTGTTCGACAGAGGACCCAGAG ACTGCTGGCAGAGGGATTCACAAAGTTGGCTCCCTGACACCCCCCTCGTCGCCAAAGATGGCTCCTAAGAGCGGCCACAGACGCATCCTGAGCGATGTCACCCACAGTGCTGTGTTTGGGGTCCCAGTCAGCAAGTCCACTCAGCTACTTCAGGCAGCCGCAGCTGAGGCCAGCCTTAACAAGTCTAA ATCAGCCAGCACTACACCGTCGGGCTCCCCCTGCTCGTCCCAGCAGAGTGTATATCATCCAGTTGATGCTGACCCCCAATCAGCACTCACTGCGCCCAAAACTCAGCCCAGCTGGAACCCCTTTGGGGATGATAACTTCTCCAAGCTAACAGCAGAGGAGCTTCTCAACAAAGATTTTGCTAAGCTAGCTGAGA CTGCGGCAGAAGGAGAGAAGGTGACAGGCTCCAGTGAAAATCTTATTCCCGGGCTTGGTGCTTTTCCAG ACCTGCAGGGGGAGAGTAATGGCTACACTGTGCTTGAGGAGGGCCAAGAGTCTGAAGCTCCAGAAGGAACTTCTCAATCAAACCAGGGCTGTGTGCACTCCAGTGATGAAGACGAGGAGAAAGATGACCATAaagaagagcagcaggatgagGAAGCCGTCGAGGGTCACGTAGCAGCTCATGACTGCAGCGGCTCCAGACCTCTGCTGCTGGACTCCgaggatgaagaagaacacGGATCTCTGCCCTCATCactgcactgcagcacagaacCAACACAACCGTCCGCTACCTTCCATCAGCCGAGCACATTAGCTCAAAATCATTCCCAGCATGCAGACGAGCCAGCAGAGGGGACAGATGTGGCAGTGGATGTCTTCTCTAAAGCCCCCTTTCGGATCGCACAAGAGGACACAGGTGATGTTTTTGCCAATGCTCCGTTTCCACATGCCCACCATGCATCCCAGCAGCAGTTCGATGTATTTTCTCAAGCTCCCTTTGGAAAAAGGAAGGAGGGCACAGGAGCACAACCGCAGACCTCATATACCCACTCAGCTGGAGTTCACGCTGTAACCTCTGATCAAGGAGTGCTGGGACAAGTTGCCCAACAGCCGTTCCGCCCTCAAGCTCTAGCCAAATACTCTCGACACTTTGAGGGACCTGTGCCACAGCAGCCAGTAGCAGCTCATAGAGTAGTGTCTAATTTGGGCAGACAAGCCACTGTAGCATCAGTCCCTGTTGGGCCCCTGCACTCGTGGACCTCAGAAGTAAGTGCTGTAGACCCCTTCGTCTCTGCGCCCTTTCACCTCAAGGCCCCGCAAGAAAAGCCCTGA
- the aak1a gene encoding AP2-associated protein kinase 1 isoform X6 translates to MKKFFDSRRDFAGSGPGSGAGGGGAGSGGGGSFIGRVFTIGRYQVTVEEIVAEGGFAIVFLVRTHQGLRCALKRMYVNNEHDLQVCKLEIQIMRDLVGNKNIVGFLDSSITAVGAGDVWEVLILMDFCRGGQVVNLMNQRLQTGFTEAEVLQIFCDTCEAVARLHQCKTPIIHRDLKVENILLHDRGHYVLCDFGSATNCFQNPQSEGVPVVEEEIKKYTTLSYRAPEMVNLYGGKVITTKADIWAMGCLLYKLCFFTLPFGESQVAICDGSFTIPDNSRYSQDMHCLIRYMLEPDPDMRPDIYQVSYFAFKMVRRECPVPNVHNLTIPAKLPEPIRASEAVAKKNQTKARLTDPVPTTETSIAPRQRPKAGQAQPQPISGILPIQPALTPRKRPNVAPGAPQAIGVGIGVPPTAVSAVQPAQQAPVAQTAPHPAQAANMQPQTTPQHQQLLMKQQQVSAFLSPQSNPQPQLVQNLHYQQQQQQTASEASTPLQSKVVALQHQQHEVYETAALHLTPIPESAVICSTEDPETAGRGIHKVGSLTPPSSPKMAPKSGHRRILSDVTHSAVFGVPVSKSTQLLQAAAAEASLNKSKSASTTPSGSPCSSQQSVYHPVDADPQSALTAPKTQPSWNPFGDDNFSKLTAEELLNKDFAKLAETAAEGEKVTGSSENLIPGLGAFPAKGGVCVDSLIPGLEAPQAQRHSGQPELIPVSMPDLQGESNGYTVLEEGQESEAPEGTSQSNQGCVHSSDEDEEKDDHKEEQQDEEAVEGHVAAHDCSGSRPLLLDSEDEEEHGSLPSSLHCSTEPTQPSATFHQPSTLAQNHSQHADEPAEGTDVAVDVFSKAPFRIAQEDTGDVFANAPFPHAHHASQQQFDVFSQAPFGKRKEGTGAQPQTSYTHSAGVHAVTSDQGVLGQVAQQPFRPQALAKYSRHFEGPVPQQPVAAHRVVSNLGRQATVASVPVGPLHSWTSEVSAVDPFVSAPFHLKAPQEKP, encoded by the exons GAGGCTTTGCCATAGTTTTTTTGGTGCGGACTCATCAAGGCCTGCGCTGCGCCCTTAAAAGAATGTATGTCAACAATGAACACGATCTGCAGGTCTGCAAGCTTGAGATCCAGATTATG aggGACCTGGTGGGTAACAAAAACATAGTTGGTTTCCTGGACTCCAGTATAACTGCAGTTGGAGCTGGTGATGTGTGGGAAGTCCTAATCTTAATGGACTTCTGTCGAG GTGGTCAGGTGGTGAACCTAATGAACCAGCGTTTACAGACAGGCTTCACTGAAGCCGAGGTTTTGCAGATCTTTTGTGACACGTGCGAGGCAGTTGCTCGACTCCACCAGTGCAAGACTCCAATCATCCATCGAGATCTCAAG GTGGAAAATATTCTTCTGCATGACCGGGGACATTATGTGCTTTGTGACTTTGGAAGTGCCACCAACTGCTTCCAAAACCCACAGTCAGAGGGGGTCCCAGTTGTGGAGGAGGAAATAAAGAA GTACACCACTCTGTCATACCGTGCTCCAGAGATGGTTAACCTCTATGGTGGAAAGGTCATCACAACAAAGGCAGACATTTGG GCTATGGGTTGTCTACTCTATAAGCTGTGCTTCTTCACGCTGCCATTCGGCGAGAGCCAGGTGGCTATCTGTGACGGTAGTTTCACTATCCCAGACAACTCCCGCTACTCCCAGGACATGCACTGTCTCATTA GGTACATGCTAGAACCTGACCCAGATATGAGACCAGATATCTACCAAGTATCCTACTTTGCCTTTAAAATGGTTCGACGAGAATGTCCAGTCCCAAATGTACAT AATTTGACTATTCCTGCAAAACTCCCTGAGCCCATTAGAGCCAGTGAAGCAGTggccaaaaaaaatcaaaccaaagCCAG GCTGACAGACCCAGTTCCCACCACAGAAACCTCAATTGCACCTCGACAACGGCCCAAAGCTGGCCAGGCTCAGCCGCAGCCTATATCAGGCATTCTTCCCATCCAGCCAGCACTAACCCCACGCAAGAGGCCCAATGTGGCTCCTGGGGCACCCCAGGCTATAG GTGTTGGTATCGGTGTCCCACCTACAGCTGTGTCCGCCGTCCAACCAGCTCAACAGGCTCCTGTTGCACAAACAGCGCCACATCCAGCACAGGCAGCCAACATGCAGCCACAGACTACACCTCAGCACCAGCAGCTCCTCATGAAGCAGCAGCAAGTCTCAGCCTTCTTAAGCCCACAGAGTAACCCCCAG CCTCAGCTTGTACAGAACCTCCACtatcaacagcagcaacaacaaaccGCATCTGAGGCATCTACACCTCTGCAGTCCAAAGTTGTTGCCTTGCAACATCAGCAGCACGAAGTCTATGAAACAGCAGCTCTACATCTCACACCCATTCCTGAGTCTGCAGTCATTTGTTCGACAGAGGACCCAGAG ACTGCTGGCAGAGGGATTCACAAAGTTGGCTCCCTGACACCCCCCTCGTCGCCAAAGATGGCTCCTAAGAGCGGCCACAGACGCATCCTGAGCGATGTCACCCACAGTGCTGTGTTTGGGGTCCCAGTCAGCAAGTCCACTCAGCTACTTCAGGCAGCCGCAGCTGAGGCCAGCCTTAACAAGTCTAA ATCAGCCAGCACTACACCGTCGGGCTCCCCCTGCTCGTCCCAGCAGAGTGTATATCATCCAGTTGATGCTGACCCCCAATCAGCACTCACTGCGCCCAAAACTCAGCCCAGCTGGAACCCCTTTGGGGATGATAACTTCTCCAAGCTAACAGCAGAGGAGCTTCTCAACAAAGATTTTGCTAAGCTAGCTGAGA CTGCGGCAGAAGGAGAGAAGGTGACAGGCTCCAGTGAAAATCTTATTCCCGGGCTTGGTGCTTTTCCAG caaagggaggtgtgtgtgtggattcacTGATTCCTGGTTTGGAAGCTCCACAGGCCCAGAGACATTCAGGCCAGCCCGAGCTCATCCCTGTCAGCATGCCAG ACCTGCAGGGGGAGAGTAATGGCTACACTGTGCTTGAGGAGGGCCAAGAGTCTGAAGCTCCAGAAGGAACTTCTCAATCAAACCAGGGCTGTGTGCACTCCAGTGATGAAGACGAGGAGAAAGATGACCATAaagaagagcagcaggatgagGAAGCCGTCGAGGGTCACGTAGCAGCTCATGACTGCAGCGGCTCCAGACCTCTGCTGCTGGACTCCgaggatgaagaagaacacGGATCTCTGCCCTCATCactgcactgcagcacagaacCAACACAACCGTCCGCTACCTTCCATCAGCCGAGCACATTAGCTCAAAATCATTCCCAGCATGCAGACGAGCCAGCAGAGGGGACAGATGTGGCAGTGGATGTCTTCTCTAAAGCCCCCTTTCGGATCGCACAAGAGGACACAGGTGATGTTTTTGCCAATGCTCCGTTTCCACATGCCCACCATGCATCCCAGCAGCAGTTCGATGTATTTTCTCAAGCTCCCTTTGGAAAAAGGAAGGAGGGCACAGGAGCACAACCGCAGACCTCATATACCCACTCAGCTGGAGTTCACGCTGTAACCTCTGATCAAGGAGTGCTGGGACAAGTTGCCCAACAGCCGTTCCGCCCTCAAGCTCTAGCCAAATACTCTCGACACTTTGAGGGACCTGTGCCACAGCAGCCAGTAGCAGCTCATAGAGTAGTGTCTAATTTGGGCAGACAAGCCACTGTAGCATCAGTCCCTGTTGGGCCCCTGCACTCGTGGACCTCAGAAGTAAGTGCTGTAGACCCCTTCGTCTCTGCGCCCTTTCACCTCAAGGCCCCGCAAGAAAAGCCCTGA